A region of the Chrysiogenia bacterium genome:
ATTGTAAATAAGATAAACACGGCAGTGCTGGTCGAGACAATCGACCGAATCTTCCAGGCAGCTTAGAAATAAGGGGACGCACCAACATGGCCATCCGGGTATTGATCGCTGACGACGCGGTCTTCATGAGAAACATGATCCGGGACATCTTCGCCGATCCGGAATTCGACGTGGTGGGCGAGGCGACCAACGGTCAGGAAGCCGTCGAGAAATACGGCGAGCTCAAGCCCGACGTGGTGACGATGGATATCGTGATGCCGATGAAGAGCGGCATCGAAGCGGTCAAGGAAATCTGTGCGACCGACTCCGACGCGCGCATCATCATGTGCAGCGCGCTGGGGCAGGAATCGCTGGTGATGGAGGCCATCGAGGCCGGGGCCAGCGACTTCATCGTCAAGCCCTTTACGCCCGAGAAAGTCCTCGAAGTCGTCAAGAAGGTGGCCTCGCTCTAGTCTCCCTTTCCATGGGTTGGCAGCGCAGGGCCTACGGCTGAGCGCAGGGCAGGCGCGGAGCTTCCCATGGACATGTCCAAATACAAGACCATGTTCGTCAACGAGGCGCAGGAAAGCCTCGGGCAGATGGACGTGGCCGCAGCGCAGCTCCAGCGCAGCCCGGGTAACAAGGAACTCGTCGACCAGCTCTTCCGCCAGGCCCACTCGGTAAAAGGCATGGCCGCGTCCATGGGCTACGACGAGATCGCCGAACTCTCCCATTCCGTAGAAGATCTGATGTCGAGTTTCCGCGATGGTGATCGCGAGCCCGACAAGACGGTGATCGACCTGCTTGTCGAGGGAATCGATATCCTCTCCATGCAGGTGGATGCCCGTGCGAGCGATGCCGAGCCCCGCAACGCCGACGAGGTAGCTGGCCGCATCCGCTCCCTGCTGGGCGGTGAGGCTCCGAAGAAGGCGGCGCCGGCCCCGGAGAACGCCGCCGAGCCCGAGGCCGCCGCAGCGGAGACTGCTCCTGCCGAACCCGCCGGCGGGCAGGACTACGAAGTGCACTACCGCCTTTCCGTCGACGGCGCCATGGGCGGGCTCAAGGCCTTTCTCGCCTACAAGCGCCTGGAGACCGTCGGCAAGGTGGTTTCGAGCAAGCCTTCGCTGGCCGACATCAAGAAGGGCAACTTCGAAGACGGCGTGCGCGTTCACCTCTCGGGGGTTACTTCGCGCGAGGAAATCGCAAAGGTTCTCGAAGCCATCAGCGAAGTGAGCGACTGGGAAGCGGCCCAGTCCGTGCCTGCACCTGTTGCCGAAGAAAGCGAGCCCAAAGAGAAGCCCACGACGTCCCCGAAGGCGGTGGAGTCCACGGTTCGTGTTCGCACCTCCTTCCTCGACTATTTCATCAACGCAGTGGGCGAGCTGACCTCCCTGCGCGCCCGTCTCTCGGGTTACGCGCAGGAACGCGACGAACCCGAACTCACCGAGATCAGCGACCGCCTCGATGCCCATGTCCGCGAAATCTATGCGCAGGTGATGAACATCCGGCTGATGCCGCTGGAGTCGGTAACCTCCATTCTGCCGCGCACAGTGCGCGAGCTTGGGCGCAAGAACGGCAAGGAAGTCCACTTCGAGATGCGGGGGCAGGACCTGGAAGTGGACCGCTCGATTCTCGAAGTGGTGCTCGATCCGCTCATTCACCTGCTGCGTAACGCCGTCGATCACGGCATCGAAACGCCGGGTCAGCGCGAAGCCGCCGGCAAGCCGCGCGAGGGCTCCATCCGCCTGCTGGCTTTTCGCGAGCGCGAAAAAACCATCATCCAGATCACCGACGATGGCCGCGGCATCGATGCTGGGAAGCTGCGTGCGAAAGCGCTGGGCAAGGGGCTGATTACAAGCGACGAAGCCCAGAAGATGAGCGACCTCGACGCCTATCAGCTCATTTGCCTGCCGGGCCTGTCGACGGCCGAGCAGGTGACGGAAACCTCGGGCCGCGGTGTGGGCATGGACGCAGTCAAGGCGCTGATGGAGCGCATCGGCGGCAGCCTGCAGATCACCTCGGTGTTCGGGCAGGGGACGACCTTTGAGCTGGTCCTGCCCCGTTCGGTCGCCATCGTCCCGGTGCTCATGGCCGGCGTGGGTGAGCAGACCTTCGCCTTCCCGCTCGGGCGCATCGTCAACACGGTCATTGTTGAGAACAAACACCTCCAGCACAGCCGCGGCGTGCGCTACTACGTGCAGGGCGGCACATCCGTTCCGGTGGTGAACCTGGGCGCGGCACTCGGGGTGCCCGGCGCGGGCGTGGCCGAACAGTGCCACCTGGTGCTGGTCGAGCGCGGAGACCAGATGATGGCCATTGAGGTCGACCACTTCATCGGCCACCAGGAAGCCTTCATCAAGCCACTGGGACGCCCGCTCGATCACATCGAGTGCCTGGGCGGCGCGACGGTCACGGGCTCGGGCCGGCCCGTTTTCGTCATCGAGGTCACGGCGCTCACCCCCCAGGGGGAGAGCGAATTTGCCGAGTCCGTTCCTGCCTGATTTCGCGCACTTTCGCGCCCGCGTGCCTCTTTCCACAAAACCTGATACTCTGGGCGTCATCGGGATTGCGCGAACATCAATGGCGGGGCGTCGCTTCATTTACTGATGCGGCAACAGGGGCCTGTATGCCAACAACAGCGGCCATACCGGAGACGATACTTGTCGTAGAGGACGATGCCGACGCGCTCGCCCTCTATGAGGAGATCCTGACCCGCCGCAACTACCACGTGCTCAAGGCGGCGACCGGACGCGAGGCGCTTCGCCTTGCCGAGAAGATCATTCCCGACCTCGTGTTGCTCGACCTGATCCTGCCCGACATGAGCGGCGAGGAAGTCTGCCAGCAGCTTCGCCTCACCCCGAGTGGGGCGCTGGTCCCCATCGTGGCGATCAGCGGCCAAATGGGGCGCGAAGAAATGCTCGATCTGCTCTCGCGCGGCGCCGACGATTTCCTGACCAAGCCGGTGGCGCCGCCCGAGCTGCTCGCCCGTATCGAATCGCACCTGCGCGCGCGCCGTTTCGGCAGCCGCTACGTGCGCACTTTCACCAGCCTCTCCGTGCCCCTGGCCGTGCTCGATGCCGAGGGTCTGTGCCAGGAAGCCAATCCAGCGCTCGCCGACGCACTCGGCGAGGCGCCCGAATCGCTCACCGGAAAATCGATCGCGCCGTATCTGGATGAAAGCGTGCGCAAGCAGTTTGAGCGCCTGGTTGCGGAGGCGGTCTCGAGCGGCCAGCCCGGAGCACTGGCCAAGTGCAGCCTGGTCGGCCGCGCGGGCGAGCGCGCCGTTCACGAAGTGAAGATCCGCCGCCTGCAGGGACTGGTGCCCGAGGTGATGGTGGAGTTCATCTGTGATGGCCACTGGGGTGAGCTTGCCGCGCAGCTCCAGCAGACTCGCGAGTTTCTGGCCGCCGTTGTGCAACACAGCGGCTATCCCATGATCGCCGCGCAGCAGGACGGTTCTATCATTGTCTTCAACGAAGCGGCCGAGCGCCTTTCGGGCTACAAGCTCGAAGAGGTTGTGGGCGAGCTCAAGGTCGGTGATTTCTACGCCCCCGGCGTGCTGGAGGACCTGCGCCGCCGGCTCGAGAGCGAGAACTACGGCGGACGCGGCCGCCTGGAGCCCTGCGTGAATGCAATCATCGCCAAGGGTGGGGAAGAGATTCCCGTGATGATCTCCGCGTCGGTGCTCTATGACCGCAGCGGTCAGGAACTGGCCTGGATGGCGATTCTCGACGACC
Encoded here:
- a CDS encoding chemotaxis protein CheA; protein product: MDMSKYKTMFVNEAQESLGQMDVAAAQLQRSPGNKELVDQLFRQAHSVKGMAASMGYDEIAELSHSVEDLMSSFRDGDREPDKTVIDLLVEGIDILSMQVDARASDAEPRNADEVAGRIRSLLGGEAPKKAAPAPENAAEPEAAAAETAPAEPAGGQDYEVHYRLSVDGAMGGLKAFLAYKRLETVGKVVSSKPSLADIKKGNFEDGVRVHLSGVTSREEIAKVLEAISEVSDWEAAQSVPAPVAEESEPKEKPTTSPKAVESTVRVRTSFLDYFINAVGELTSLRARLSGYAQERDEPELTEISDRLDAHVREIYAQVMNIRLMPLESVTSILPRTVRELGRKNGKEVHFEMRGQDLEVDRSILEVVLDPLIHLLRNAVDHGIETPGQREAAGKPREGSIRLLAFREREKTIIQITDDGRGIDAGKLRAKALGKGLITSDEAQKMSDLDAYQLICLPGLSTAEQVTETSGRGVGMDAVKALMERIGGSLQITSVFGQGTTFELVLPRSVAIVPVLMAGVGEQTFAFPLGRIVNTVIVENKHLQHSRGVRYYVQGGTSVPVVNLGAALGVPGAGVAEQCHLVLVERGDQMMAIEVDHFIGHQEAFIKPLGRPLDHIECLGGATVTGSGRPVFVIEVTALTPQGESEFAESVPA
- a CDS encoding response regulator, whose protein sequence is MAIRVLIADDAVFMRNMIRDIFADPEFDVVGEATNGQEAVEKYGELKPDVVTMDIVMPMKSGIEAVKEICATDSDARIIMCSALGQESLVMEAIEAGASDFIVKPFTPEKVLEVVKKVASL
- a CDS encoding PAS domain S-box protein, producing the protein MPTTAAIPETILVVEDDADALALYEEILTRRNYHVLKAATGREALRLAEKIIPDLVLLDLILPDMSGEEVCQQLRLTPSGALVPIVAISGQMGREEMLDLLSRGADDFLTKPVAPPELLARIESHLRARRFGSRYVRTFTSLSVPLAVLDAEGLCQEANPALADALGEAPESLTGKSIAPYLDESVRKQFERLVAEAVSSGQPGALAKCSLVGRAGERAVHEVKIRRLQGLVPEVMVEFICDGHWGELAAQLQQTREFLAAVVQHSGYPMIAAQQDGSIIVFNEAAERLSGYKLEEVVGELKVGDFYAPGVLEDLRRRLESENYGGRGRLEPCVNAIIAKGGEEIPVMISASVLYDRSGQELAWMAILDDLRERIRIEKDLEAAREMRISEARKSAATAVAGAASHELAQPLMATFGKIHQLEDAVAGNDKAAQLVASLSEEVQRMQQILSDLGKVQDFRQRRYAGDTSILDMKSEEKD